One Actinomycetota bacterium DNA window includes the following coding sequences:
- the mazG gene encoding nucleoside triphosphate pyrophosphohydrolase, with translation MERESKAVVNVLGLGPGPLGLVTLETAEMLQAAEEVLVRTSRHPCVEELAARGVRMRFLDRHYESGREMEEVYGSVAREVAEAARARGEAYYAVPGFALMAERTVQLLLAEEDLEVRVHGAVSFLEPVLAALGLDAVEGLLLLDGDRLLAEGHRLLDPRIPTLIAQVDSRLKASDVKLELLEVYPASHPVTVVGAAGMEEPRLVRAALEELDRAERFDHLTTLYLPPLEEGEIFDFQRLLDVVARLRGPGGCPWDRRQTHASLARHMVEEAHEAVEAIREGDMDHLAEELGDLLLQVALHCQLGAEEDAFDIRDTLRLIIAKLLRRHPHVFGEVKLDTAEEVIARWERIKAEERGEPSVLDGVAEGLPALIYAFKLQSRAARVGFDWGRAEEVLPKLEEELREVQEVLRRGEGDLEGELGDMLFTLVNVCRHYRVDPEVALRRSAAKFSRRFREVEERLRAQGRRVEDADLEELDSLWEASKEEPGEA, from the coding sequence ATGGAGAGAGAGAGTAAGGCGGTGGTCAACGTCCTGGGGCTGGGACCGGGCCCACTGGGCCTTGTCACCCTGGAGACGGCGGAGATGCTGCAGGCCGCGGAGGAGGTGCTGGTACGCACCTCGCGCCATCCCTGCGTGGAGGAGCTGGCGGCCCGCGGCGTGCGCATGCGCTTCCTGGACCGCCACTACGAGTCGGGCCGGGAGATGGAAGAGGTTTACGGGTCGGTGGCCCGGGAGGTGGCGGAGGCGGCGCGCGCGCGGGGAGAGGCGTATTACGCAGTGCCCGGGTTCGCCCTGATGGCCGAGAGAACGGTGCAGCTCCTCCTCGCCGAGGAGGACCTGGAGGTGCGGGTCCACGGCGCGGTGAGCTTTCTCGAACCGGTGCTGGCGGCCCTAGGCCTGGACGCCGTGGAGGGCCTGCTGCTCCTGGACGGCGACCGCCTGCTAGCGGAGGGGCACCGCCTCCTCGACCCGCGCATCCCCACCCTCATCGCCCAGGTGGACAGCCGCCTCAAGGCCTCAGACGTCAAGCTGGAGCTCCTGGAGGTCTATCCCGCCTCGCATCCGGTAACGGTGGTGGGGGCGGCGGGCATGGAGGAGCCGAGGCTGGTGCGGGCGGCCCTTGAGGAGCTGGACAGGGCGGAGCGCTTCGACCACCTCACCACCCTCTACCTCCCGCCCCTGGAGGAGGGGGAGATATTCGATTTCCAGCGCCTTCTTGACGTCGTGGCGCGCCTGAGGGGTCCGGGAGGGTGCCCCTGGGACCGCAGACAGACCCACGCCTCCCTGGCGCGCCACATGGTGGAGGAGGCGCACGAGGCGGTGGAGGCCATCAGGGAGGGCGACATGGACCACCTCGCCGAGGAGTTGGGGGACCTCCTCCTGCAGGTGGCCCTGCACTGCCAGCTGGGGGCGGAGGAGGACGCCTTCGACATCCGGGACACCCTGCGGCTGATCATCGCCAAGCTCCTGCGCCGCCACCCCCACGTCTTCGGGGAGGTGAAGCTGGACACCGCGGAGGAGGTCATCGCGCGCTGGGAGCGCATCAAGGCGGAGGAGCGCGGGGAGCCCTCGGTGCTGGACGGGGTGGCGGAGGGACTGCCCGCCCTCATCTATGCCTTCAAGCTGCAGAGCCGCGCCGCGCGCGTGGGCTTCGACTGGGGCAGAGCCGAGGAGGTGTTGCCCAAGCTGGAGGAGGAGCTGCGGGAGGTCCAGGAGGTGCTGCGCCGCGGCGAGGGAGACCTGGAGGGGGAGCTGGGGGACATGCTCTTCACCCTGGTGAACGTGTGCCGGCATTACCGCGTGGACCCCGAGGTGGCGCTGCGGAGGTCGGCGGCCAAGTTCTCGCGCCGCTTCCGGGAGGTAGAGGAGAGGCTGCGGGCCCAGGGGAGGCGCGTGGAGGACGCGGACCTGGAGGAACTGGATTCCCTGTGGGAGGCGTCCAAGGAGGAGCCCGGGGAGGCGTGA
- the mfd gene encoding transcription-repair coupling factor, whose amino-acid sequence MPGHETGMRGMVMQEEEILRWIGSQVAAELGDLWERLPRGVGHLAVRAEEETHPFLIARLREAVEGTLLVALPGREAAEELAASLSRLLGEGAVMPLPYRELAIAGERGEDPEAVSLRFRALRAMARGERVAVVCDARALAQAFPAAAAALEPLRLRVDAETDLQEAARRLAEMGYRREYLVEGAGQFAVRGGILDVFDPGLPRPVRAEFFGDRVERLRFFNPADQRSRAALAEVEVFPVAAGHEAGEGAPPLRLLGEGGAAVVSQPLAVREKLLAYGSPPSFSMEAEKKGFLLVELDPLAAHAAGSVSARGVPEYRGRVADFLSDLGTELGSGWRAAFLLATRGRLERMRELLVEEGIPVLTEGEPGPGTVRLAARDWPRGFRLERARLAVYTEADVFGGLRVRPSVPAAGGGRAVEGWWDLEEGDYVVHVNHGIAVYGGLVKREVDGAVREYLLLRYAGGDSLYVPTDRIDLVHRYVGAERPEIHRLSSHHWRRVTRRARSAVKEMAFDLLKLYADRMAGEGHAFSPDDPWQRELESSFPYAETPDQEKAIEEVKRDMERPVPMDRLVYGDVGYGKTEVAVRAAFKAVMDGKQVAVLVPTTVLAQQHERTFRERFAPFPVRVETLTRFRAPGEQREILERVASGEVDVVIGTHRLLQEDVSMADLGLVIVDEEHRFGVAQKERLKALRRSVDVLTLTATPIPRTLQMSLSGIRDLSVIDTPIAERHAVITSVGPYDDDLVREAVRAELERSGQVFYVHNRVRTIERAARHVRELVPEARVLVGHGQMKERKLEAVMDDFIAGRADVLVCTTIVESGLDLPNVNTLIVDGAENLGLSQLYHLRGRVGRGSRQAYAFFLFREGRAMSEGALQRLKVIRDFSELGSGLRVAMKDLEIRGAGNLLGPEQHGHVEAVGFELYCRMLADAVDELRGAVRARPSEVTIDLPLRAFVAAEYVSRTSRRVEIYHRLGEAGSQAEVDSLAGEVRDRYGPPPPEVENLFGVALLRLACMAAGVREVARERDNILLRLGPEAASRAGELVALAAGPGKAGRSGAGRGEEKEAAAPDPRAWKEARYRRNLQELVLYFERGSWPARGRSYLEEMTDLLEAFAARGSRAGSRG is encoded by the coding sequence ATGCCGGGGCATGAGACCGGAATGAGAGGCATGGTGATGCAGGAAGAGGAGATCCTGCGCTGGATAGGCTCACAGGTAGCGGCGGAGCTGGGCGACCTTTGGGAGAGGCTGCCGCGCGGCGTGGGGCACCTGGCGGTGAGGGCCGAGGAGGAGACACACCCGTTCCTGATCGCCCGCCTCCGCGAGGCGGTGGAGGGCACGTTGCTGGTGGCGTTGCCGGGAAGGGAGGCAGCTGAGGAGCTGGCCGCCTCCCTGTCGCGCCTCCTGGGAGAGGGCGCGGTGATGCCGCTGCCCTACCGCGAGCTGGCCATCGCCGGGGAAAGGGGGGAGGACCCCGAGGCGGTGTCGCTGCGCTTCCGTGCCCTGCGGGCCATGGCGCGGGGAGAACGCGTTGCGGTGGTATGCGATGCGCGGGCCCTGGCGCAGGCGTTCCCAGCCGCCGCGGCGGCGTTGGAGCCGCTGCGCCTGCGGGTGGACGCGGAGACCGACCTCCAGGAGGCTGCGCGGCGCCTGGCGGAGATGGGCTACAGGAGGGAATATCTCGTGGAGGGGGCGGGGCAGTTCGCGGTGCGCGGGGGCATCCTGGATGTCTTCGACCCTGGCCTCCCGCGACCGGTGAGGGCGGAGTTCTTCGGTGACCGCGTGGAGAGATTACGCTTCTTCAACCCCGCCGACCAGCGCTCCCGCGCCGCCCTGGCGGAGGTGGAGGTCTTCCCCGTGGCGGCGGGGCACGAGGCCGGAGAGGGGGCGCCGCCGCTGCGGCTGCTGGGAGAGGGGGGAGCGGCGGTGGTCTCGCAGCCGCTGGCGGTGCGCGAGAAGCTGCTCGCGTACGGTTCCCCGCCCTCTTTTTCCATGGAGGCGGAGAAAAAGGGGTTCCTCCTGGTGGAGCTCGACCCCCTGGCGGCCCACGCCGCGGGATCCGTCTCCGCCCGCGGGGTCCCCGAGTACCGGGGGCGAGTGGCGGATTTTCTTTCCGACCTGGGGACGGAGCTGGGATCGGGATGGAGGGCGGCGTTCCTCCTCGCTACCCGGGGCAGGCTGGAGCGCATGCGGGAGCTGCTGGTGGAGGAGGGCATACCGGTGCTCACGGAAGGCGAACCCGGGCCGGGGACGGTGCGCCTCGCCGCGCGGGACTGGCCGCGCGGCTTCCGGCTCGAGCGCGCCCGCCTGGCGGTGTACACGGAGGCGGACGTCTTCGGGGGCCTGCGGGTGCGTCCCTCGGTGCCGGCGGCGGGGGGCGGCCGCGCGGTAGAGGGGTGGTGGGACCTGGAGGAGGGGGACTACGTGGTGCACGTGAACCACGGCATCGCGGTCTACGGGGGCCTGGTGAAGCGCGAGGTCGACGGAGCGGTGCGCGAGTACCTCCTGCTGCGCTACGCGGGCGGGGACTCCCTGTACGTGCCCACCGACCGCATCGACCTCGTACACCGCTACGTGGGGGCCGAGAGGCCGGAGATACACCGCCTCTCCAGTCACCACTGGAGGCGCGTCACCCGCAGGGCACGCTCCGCGGTCAAGGAGATGGCCTTCGACCTGCTCAAGCTGTACGCGGACCGTATGGCGGGCGAGGGCCATGCCTTCTCGCCCGACGACCCCTGGCAGCGGGAGCTGGAGAGCTCCTTCCCCTACGCGGAGACTCCCGACCAGGAGAAGGCCATAGAGGAGGTGAAGAGGGACATGGAGAGGCCTGTGCCCATGGACCGCCTGGTCTACGGTGACGTGGGTTACGGTAAGACGGAGGTGGCGGTGCGCGCCGCCTTCAAGGCGGTGATGGACGGCAAACAGGTGGCGGTGCTGGTGCCCACCACCGTGCTGGCCCAGCAGCACGAGAGGACCTTTCGAGAGCGCTTCGCGCCCTTTCCCGTGCGCGTGGAGACCCTCACCCGCTTCCGCGCCCCTGGGGAGCAGAGGGAGATCCTGGAAAGAGTGGCCTCGGGGGAGGTGGACGTGGTCATCGGCACCCACCGCCTGCTGCAGGAGGACGTAAGCATGGCGGACCTGGGACTGGTGATCGTGGACGAGGAACACCGCTTCGGGGTGGCGCAGAAGGAGCGCCTCAAGGCCCTGCGGCGCAGCGTGGACGTGCTCACCCTCACCGCCACCCCCATCCCCCGCACCCTGCAGATGTCCCTTTCAGGCATCCGGGACCTCAGCGTCATCGACACCCCCATCGCCGAGCGGCACGCGGTGATCACCTCCGTAGGGCCCTACGACGACGACCTGGTGCGGGAGGCCGTCCGCGCCGAGCTCGAGCGTTCCGGGCAGGTCTTCTACGTCCACAACCGCGTGCGCACCATTGAGCGTGCGGCGCGGCATGTGCGCGAGCTGGTCCCCGAGGCGCGGGTGCTGGTGGGCCACGGCCAGATGAAGGAGAGGAAGCTGGAGGCGGTGATGGACGATTTCATCGCCGGGCGCGCCGACGTGCTGGTGTGCACCACCATCGTGGAGTCGGGCTTGGACCTCCCCAACGTCAACACCCTCATCGTGGACGGGGCGGAGAACCTGGGGCTATCCCAACTCTACCACCTGAGGGGGAGGGTGGGGCGCGGCAGCCGCCAGGCCTACGCCTTCTTCCTCTTCCGCGAGGGAAGAGCCATGAGCGAGGGGGCCCTGCAGCGCCTCAAGGTGATACGGGACTTCTCCGAGCTGGGATCCGGCCTCAGGGTGGCCATGAAAGACCTCGAGATCAGGGGGGCCGGCAACCTGTTGGGTCCTGAGCAGCACGGGCATGTGGAGGCGGTGGGGTTCGAGCTCTACTGCCGCATGCTCGCAGACGCCGTGGACGAGCTGCGCGGAGCGGTGCGCGCCCGCCCCTCCGAGGTCACCATCGACCTGCCCCTGCGCGCCTTCGTGGCCGCGGAATACGTCTCGCGCACCTCGCGCCGGGTGGAGATCTACCACCGCCTGGGGGAGGCGGGGTCGCAGGCGGAGGTCGATTCCCTGGCCGGGGAGGTGCGCGACCGCTACGGTCCGCCGCCCCCGGAGGTGGAGAACCTCTTCGGGGTGGCGCTACTGCGCCTGGCATGCATGGCCGCGGGTGTGCGCGAGGTGGCGCGCGAGCGGGACAACATACTGCTGCGGCTGGGACCGGAGGCGGCTTCGCGGGCGGGTGAGCTGGTCGCGCTGGCCGCGGGGCCCGGGAAAGCGGGCAGGAGCGGAGCGGGAAGGGGCGAAGAGAAAGAGGCGGCGGCTCCAGATCCCCGCGCCTGGAAGGAGGCGCGCTACCGCCGCAACCTGCAGGAGCTGGTCCTCTACTTCGAAAGGGGGTCCTGGCCGGCGCGCGGCCGGTCCTACCTGGAAGAGATGACCGACCTTCTGGAGGCCTTTGCCGCGAGGGGTTCCCGTGCCGGTTCGCGGGGATGA
- a CDS encoding nucleotidyltransferase domain-containing protein, with protein sequence MPGQDSGFRAGAHIDGALLEGFLASLREKVRVASVVVFGSRARGEALEESDYDLLVISPDFGALSIPDRAVLLLEAWPGRVALEPVALTPEEFARAEGALMWDILHEGTAVVDDGTFDARRRLFRLRLEKGELRKGEGYWSFS encoded by the coding sequence ATGCCGGGACAGGATAGTGGGTTTCGTGCGGGAGCACATATAGACGGCGCGCTGCTGGAAGGCTTCCTGGCTTCCCTGCGCGAGAAGGTGCGCGTGGCCTCCGTGGTGGTCTTCGGATCGCGGGCGAGGGGTGAGGCCCTTGAGGAGAGCGATTACGACCTCCTGGTCATCTCGCCCGACTTCGGCGCCCTTTCCATACCCGACCGCGCCGTCCTGCTGCTGGAAGCCTGGCCCGGCCGCGTGGCCCTGGAGCCCGTTGCCCTGACCCCCGAGGAGTTCGCCCGCGCGGAGGGCGCCCTGATGTGGGACATCCTGCACGAGGGCACGGCGGTGGTTGACGACGGCACCTTTGACGCCAGGCGCCGCCTTTTCAGGCTGCGCCTCGAGAAAGGCGAGCTTAGAAAGGGCGAGGGTTACTGGTCTTTTTCCTGA
- a CDS encoding 50S ribosomal protein L25 has protein sequence MEVDIVAAPRTEKGKEAVKKMRRRGRIPAVVYGHAFEPLSVSVDERSFRALMRREKGLHGLLSMRLEGDEEGEHTVVVKELQRHPLKDQILHVDFQRIRSDEKLHAVVSLRFEGEPVGVKAGGILQHYLYEVTVECYPKDLPEEVVVDVSHLNLKQNLRVSDLPRLPGVEYVNSPEEIVAAVTPKRVREAARVVQELFEVPAEEAEAAGGEEALEEAAAGGEEEASEAGAGETEEEE, from the coding sequence ATGGAAGTCGATATCGTTGCTGCCCCCAGGACGGAAAAGGGCAAGGAGGCGGTCAAGAAGATGAGGCGCCGCGGGCGCATCCCGGCCGTGGTCTACGGCCACGCCTTTGAGCCTCTCTCCGTCTCCGTGGACGAGAGGTCCTTCCGGGCCCTCATGCGCCGCGAGAAGGGGCTGCACGGCCTGTTGAGCATGAGGCTGGAAGGAGACGAGGAAGGCGAGCACACCGTGGTGGTCAAGGAGCTGCAGCGCCACCCCCTCAAGGACCAGATCCTGCACGTGGATTTCCAGCGCATCCGCAGCGACGAGAAGCTGCACGCCGTGGTGTCCCTTCGCTTCGAGGGCGAGCCGGTGGGGGTGAAGGCCGGGGGCATCCTCCAGCACTACCTCTACGAGGTCACCGTGGAGTGTTATCCCAAAGACCTGCCGGAGGAGGTCGTGGTTGACGTCTCCCACCTCAACCTCAAGCAGAACCTGCGCGTGAGCGACCTGCCCCGCCTCCCGGGCGTGGAGTACGTGAACTCTCCGGAGGAGATCGTGGCCGCCGTCACTCCCAAGCGCGTGCGAGAGGCGGCGCGCGTGGTGCAGGAGCTCTTCGAGGTGCCGGCGGAAGAGGCGGAGGCCGCGGGCGGCGAGGAAGCCCTGGAAGAGGCCGCCGCGGGCGGCGAGGAAGAGGCCTCGGAGGCCGGGGCGGGCGAGACAGAGGAAGAGGAATAA
- a CDS encoding HEPN domain-containing protein: MRREIGWWLEASERDGRMAASLAEEGLFEGSAFHLQQSAEKALKALLLKLGRESRTHSCVHMARMLGEAGIDTASISVACRKLDGHYIISRYPNGVGGPPADLYNEEIIGELQECRDRIVGFVREHI; encoded by the coding sequence ATGAGACGCGAGATAGGCTGGTGGCTGGAGGCCTCGGAAAGGGACGGGCGCATGGCCGCGTCCCTGGCTGAGGAGGGCCTGTTCGAAGGCTCCGCGTTCCACCTCCAGCAATCGGCTGAGAAAGCCCTGAAAGCCCTGCTCCTCAAACTGGGCCGGGAGTCGCGCACCCATTCCTGCGTGCACATGGCGAGGATGCTGGGGGAAGCGGGGATCGATACCGCCTCCATCTCCGTGGCATGCAGAAAGCTGGACGGGCATTACATCATCTCGCGCTATCCCAACGGCGTGGGAGGGCCGCCCGCCGACCTCTACAACGAGGAGATAATAGGGGAGCTCCAGGAATGCCGGGACAGGATAGTGGGTTTCGTGCGGGAGCACATATAG
- a CDS encoding ABC transporter permease: protein MKEYLRRLFEYRELLFNLTRKEVKVKYKNSFLGFVWSLVTPLMMLVVFYVAFGIIFKLRAMNMRYYAFFLMAGILPWNYLSIALMQGVGSVVMNGDLVKKVYFPREVLPLSYLGSASFHFLLQELMLIVFLLTFRVPLTPWILAFPLLVMLQMTFIAGLSLLLSALNVFFRDVQHFTEILLTAWFWMTPVVYPVSYIRDNLPAWAVRLYLLNPMAHMVMLWQRIVYNSPVNGPSAYGLSVEGILGTVGVSVLLLVLGYYAFCRLEGRFAEFI from the coding sequence ATGAAAGAGTACCTGAGGCGCCTCTTCGAGTACCGCGAGCTGCTGTTCAACCTCACCCGCAAGGAGGTGAAGGTCAAGTACAAGAACTCGTTCCTCGGTTTCGTGTGGTCGCTGGTCACGCCGCTGATGATGCTGGTGGTCTTCTACGTGGCCTTCGGGATCATCTTCAAACTCCGGGCCATGAACATGCGCTACTACGCCTTTTTCCTCATGGCGGGGATCCTGCCCTGGAACTACCTGTCCATCGCCCTCATGCAGGGGGTGGGCTCGGTGGTCATGAACGGCGACCTGGTGAAGAAGGTCTACTTCCCCCGGGAGGTGCTGCCCCTTTCCTACCTGGGGTCGGCCTCCTTCCATTTCCTGCTCCAGGAGCTCATGCTCATCGTCTTCCTGCTCACCTTCCGGGTGCCGCTGACGCCCTGGATCCTGGCCTTTCCCCTGCTGGTGATGCTGCAGATGACCTTCATCGCCGGGCTGTCGCTGCTGCTCTCGGCGCTGAACGTCTTCTTCCGCGACGTGCAGCATTTCACCGAGATCCTGCTCACGGCGTGGTTCTGGATGACCCCGGTGGTCTATCCCGTCTCCTATATCCGCGACAACCTGCCGGCCTGGGCGGTGCGGCTGTACCTGCTCAATCCCATGGCCCACATGGTGATGCTCTGGCAGCGCATCGTCTATAATTCGCCGGTGAACGGGCCCTCGGCGTACGGGCTCTCCGTCGAGGGCATACTGGGGACGGTGGGGGTGTCCGTGCTCCTGCTGGTCCTCGGGTACTACGCCTTCTGCCGGCTCGAGGGAAGATTCGCGGAGTTCATCTGA
- a CDS encoding SpoIID/LytB domain-containing protein encodes MRKTIAAVFASMLAAAAFTFAAPGASALQETYTFEGSGWGHGVGMCQYGARGMAAAGYDYRGILTYYYRGTQVQRWECPSSIRVGLLEGQSAVQLAAESGSFTFFTSDGDVPGGIMTPGGTWTVGADEQGRFYILRPDGTRVNDSGYGGMYRPLYVRGSGDGDVLRLPQNGNRGVSHLSAYTPLELNLYGASHPYALRAVLISWFETYLKGIAEVPGSWPREAVKAQAVAARSYAVRSMGKHASSNFDICDETHCQYYKGSDQEKDAGWVQAVEDTAGQVLAYGGQVAQCFYSASCGGHTDNNEDVWRGSPVPYLRGVPCPWCEDPGNNPFARWTVNYTRREMESRLNSRSSTYVGTLYSMDLSDRTPSGRVRYAVFTGSAGTARVTGEQLRSYFSLRSAMVNRQRDNFDEYILLANPGEVAAPVSVAMRTPAGESKEAAVEVPARSRRTLHVDDYFYGEEVSATVQSDRPVVAERAMYFDYRGIYDGGSCEHGAVSPATEWYLAEGYTAGGFDTWVLAYNPGEESAHLVVDLLREDGRNGRVEMEVGAGARATLYVDGVEGFSSCSLSAAVSSDVPVVAERAMYFESEGRRGGHVALGAPQLSREWLFAEGYTGGSFDTWVLVGNPGEDTARVRFDLYVPGGGGRTVEAEVKPRSRYTLHVDDHLPDAEVAVRVESDRPVVAERAMYFDYYGKQGGSCAPGTPQASSIWYLAEGYTGGDFDQYILVGNPGVETARVSFAFMTPAGSAQAVLFDLPPGSRFTLHVDELFPSEEVSAVVEETQGRGIVVERAMYFDYFGRRGGHAAMGVTQPSTTWYFAEGYTGG; translated from the coding sequence GTGAGAAAGACGATAGCGGCGGTCTTCGCCTCCATGCTGGCTGCCGCCGCCTTCACCTTCGCGGCACCGGGGGCGTCCGCCCTGCAGGAGACCTACACCTTCGAGGGCTCGGGATGGGGGCACGGGGTGGGCATGTGCCAGTACGGGGCGCGGGGAATGGCCGCGGCCGGTTACGACTACCGGGGCATCCTCACCTATTATTACCGTGGAACTCAGGTGCAGAGATGGGAGTGCCCTTCCTCCATAAGGGTGGGGCTCCTGGAGGGGCAGTCGGCCGTCCAGCTGGCCGCCGAGTCAGGATCCTTCACCTTCTTTACCTCGGACGGGGACGTCCCGGGCGGCATCATGACCCCGGGAGGAACCTGGACGGTGGGCGCCGACGAGCAGGGCCGCTTCTACATCTTGCGCCCGGACGGCACCCGCGTGAACGACTCGGGTTACGGCGGGATGTACAGGCCGCTTTACGTGCGGGGCTCCGGGGACGGAGACGTGCTGCGCCTGCCCCAGAACGGCAACCGCGGCGTGAGCCATCTGTCGGCTTACACGCCCCTGGAGCTCAACCTCTACGGCGCCTCCCATCCCTATGCCCTGCGCGCCGTCCTCATAAGCTGGTTCGAGACCTACCTCAAGGGTATAGCGGAGGTCCCGGGGAGCTGGCCCCGGGAGGCGGTGAAGGCGCAGGCGGTGGCGGCGCGCTCCTATGCGGTGCGCAGCATGGGCAAGCACGCCTCCTCCAACTTCGATATCTGCGACGAGACGCACTGCCAGTATTACAAGGGCTCGGATCAGGAGAAGGACGCGGGCTGGGTGCAGGCGGTGGAGGACACCGCGGGGCAGGTCCTCGCCTACGGAGGCCAGGTCGCCCAGTGTTTCTATTCCGCCTCCTGCGGGGGGCACACCGACAACAACGAGGACGTGTGGAGAGGGTCCCCCGTGCCCTACCTGCGCGGGGTTCCCTGTCCCTGGTGCGAGGACCCGGGGAACAACCCCTTCGCGCGCTGGACGGTGAACTATACCAGGCGGGAGATGGAAAGCCGCCTCAACTCGCGCTCCAGCACCTACGTGGGCACGCTCTACTCCATGGACCTCTCCGACCGCACCCCCAGCGGGCGGGTGCGTTACGCGGTTTTCACCGGCTCCGCCGGCACGGCGCGCGTCACCGGGGAGCAGCTGCGTTCCTATTTCAGCCTGCGCTCCGCCATGGTCAACCGCCAGCGGGACAACTTCGACGAGTACATCCTTCTGGCCAACCCCGGCGAGGTTGCGGCGCCGGTCTCGGTGGCCATGCGCACCCCCGCGGGAGAATCGAAGGAGGCCGCGGTGGAGGTCCCGGCGCGCTCCCGGCGCACCCTGCATGTGGACGACTATTTCTACGGCGAGGAGGTGTCGGCGACGGTGCAGAGCGACAGGCCGGTGGTGGCGGAGCGCGCCATGTACTTCGATTACCGGGGAATCTACGACGGAGGGTCTTGCGAACACGGGGCCGTGTCTCCGGCGACGGAATGGTATCTGGCGGAGGGATACACCGCCGGGGGTTTCGATACCTGGGTCCTGGCGTATAACCCCGGGGAGGAGAGCGCCCATCTGGTGGTGGACCTGCTGCGCGAGGACGGCCGTAACGGAAGGGTGGAGATGGAGGTGGGCGCCGGCGCCCGCGCGACCCTTTACGTGGACGGGGTGGAGGGCTTCTCCTCCTGTTCCCTCTCCGCCGCGGTGAGTTCGGACGTCCCCGTGGTGGCGGAGAGGGCGATGTATTTCGAGAGCGAGGGTAGGAGGGGTGGTCACGTCGCCCTGGGGGCCCCGCAGCTGTCGCGGGAATGGCTCTTCGCCGAGGGGTACACCGGCGGGTCCTTCGATACCTGGGTGCTGGTGGGAAACCCCGGCGAAGATACGGCGAGGGTGAGGTTTGACCTCTATGTCCCGGGAGGGGGCGGGAGAACGGTGGAGGCGGAGGTGAAGCCGCGCTCCCGCTACACCCTGCACGTGGACGACCACCTTCCCGACGCCGAGGTTGCGGTGCGGGTGGAGAGCGACAGGCCGGTGGTGGCGGAGCGCGCCATGTACTTCGACTACTACGGGAAGCAGGGGGGCTCATGCGCCCCGGGCACGCCGCAGGCTTCCAGTATCTGGTACCTCGCCGAGGGCTACACCGGCGGCGACTTCGACCAGTACATCCTGGTGGGGAACCCGGGCGTCGAGACGGCGCGGGTGAGCTTCGCCTTCATGACCCCGGCCGGTTCCGCACAAGCGGTCCTTTTCGACCTGCCTCCCGGGAGCCGCTTCACCCTCCACGTGGACGAGCTCTTCCCCTCGGAAGAGGTCTCCGCGGTGGTGGAGGAGACGCAGGGCCGGGGGATAGTGGTGGAGCGGGCCATGTATTTCGACTACTTCGGGCGGCGGGGCGGCCACGCGGCCATGGGGGTGACGCAGCCCTCCACCACCTGGTATTTCGCCGAGGGGTACACCGGCGGCTGA
- a CDS encoding ABC transporter ATP-binding protein, with product MAAREIGTRATSEVPAIRVEGVSKSFRLYHDVNYTLKERIINWRKRGYDLFWALRNVDLTVYKGETLGIIGPNGSGKSTLLRLMTRIMKPNQGRIQTYGTIAALLELGAGFHPDLTGRENIYLNASILGFRRRDLEGLIDGIIAFSELGPFIDNQVKNYSSGMYVRLGFSIAINLNPDILLIDEVLAVGDESFQTKCLNRIARMQQEGKTIVLVTHEANIAASICDRVLWLEQGRERMLGDPREVTERYHEAMRMRPEGSEFGTRDIVIEKVEILDRHGTEAVEFETGEPLTLRLHYRALRPVEDPVFGFGFYDQMGFMVYGTNTRLRGMTIPRVAGKGRMDFSIASLYMLDGRYYVSVAAHTRDGLVNYHWLDKLFYFDVHSPGMEEGYLAMECEIDMVEEELS from the coding sequence ATGGCGGCTAGGGAGATAGGGACGCGGGCCACCTCGGAGGTCCCCGCCATAAGGGTGGAGGGGGTGAGCAAGAGCTTCCGCCTCTACCATGACGTAAACTACACCCTCAAGGAAAGGATCATCAACTGGCGCAAGCGCGGCTACGACCTCTTCTGGGCGCTCCGTAACGTGGACCTCACGGTCTATAAAGGGGAGACCCTGGGGATCATCGGCCCCAACGGGTCCGGGAAGTCCACCCTCCTGCGCCTCATGACCCGCATAATGAAGCCCAACCAGGGGCGCATCCAGACCTACGGGACCATCGCCGCCCTGCTGGAGCTGGGGGCGGGCTTCCATCCCGACCTCACGGGGCGGGAGAACATCTACCTCAACGCCTCCATTCTGGGGTTCAGGAGGCGGGACCTGGAGGGGCTCATCGACGGCATCATCGCCTTTTCCGAACTGGGGCCGTTCATCGACAACCAGGTCAAGAACTACTCCTCGGGGATGTACGTGCGCCTTGGCTTCTCCATCGCCATCAACCTCAACCCCGATATCCTGCTCATCGACGAGGTGCTGGCGGTGGGGGACGAGTCCTTCCAGACCAAGTGCCTCAACCGCATAGCGCGCATGCAGCAGGAGGGCAAGACCATCGTGCTGGTGACCCACGAGGCGAACATCGCCGCCTCCATCTGCGACCGCGTGCTCTGGCTGGAGCAGGGGAGAGAGAGGATGCTCGGAGATCCCCGCGAGGTGACCGAGCGCTACCACGAGGCCATGCGCATGCGCCCGGAGGGGAGCGAGTTCGGCACCCGGGACATCGTCATCGAGAAGGTGGAGATCCTGGACCGCCACGGCACGGAAGCGGTGGAGTTCGAGACCGGCGAGCCCCTCACCCTGCGCCTCCATTACCGCGCGCTGCGCCCCGTGGAAGACCCCGTCTTCGGCTTCGGTTTTTACGACCAGATGGGCTTCATGGTCTACGGCACCAACACGCGCCTGCGCGGCATGACCATCCCCAGGGTGGCGGGTAAGGGGAGGATGGACTTCTCCATCGCCTCCCTATACATGCTGGACGGGAGATATTACGTCTCCGTGGCGGCTCATACCCGCGACGGCCTGGTGAACTACCACTGGCTGGACAAGCTCTTCTACTTCGACGTGCACTCGCCCGGCATGGAGGAGGGCTACCTGGCCATGGAGTGCGAGATCGACATGGTCGAAGAGGAGCTCTCGTAG